One genomic segment of Gottschalkia acidurici 9a includes these proteins:
- a CDS encoding methylcobamide--CoM methyltransferase: MKIFKEEMTPKERMEAYFKGEEVDRLPCNLMFEETAAVYAGISTKEYYFDADKMLEAEKFIVRELGAESAGINVTLRGMGEALGSKMGYNDNGASFLIEPILKDYKMLENMDIVNPYKQGRLPIILRALGKIKKELGKEINIGSGVSGPMSAAFAIRGVDNLMKDMIKDKENLHKLLAFMTECNLSFVRAVYSEYGLVCGIGDPLASGNLISPKQFEEFVEPYLRKTIDGIYDITGKKPSLHICGKTKNIWRRLRNFNISTFSVDNCEDIEELKKSIGDKVSILGNIDPVSIIRSGTIDDVDKAVKLCIEKAADSPKGYIVGSGCDIPSHAPIENIKAVTEAVKKYSSKIRIRQGI; this comes from the coding sequence ATGAAGATCTTTAAGGAAGAAATGACTCCAAAAGAAAGAATGGAAGCTTATTTTAAAGGAGAAGAAGTAGATAGATTACCTTGTAATCTTATGTTTGAAGAAACAGCAGCAGTATATGCAGGTATAAGCACAAAAGAATATTACTTTGATGCGGATAAGATGTTGGAGGCTGAGAAATTTATAGTAAGAGAATTAGGAGCAGAAAGTGCAGGAATAAATGTAACTTTACGAGGGATGGGAGAAGCACTTGGAAGTAAGATGGGCTATAACGATAATGGAGCATCATTTTTAATAGAGCCTATATTAAAAGATTATAAGATGCTAGAAAACATGGATATAGTGAATCCATATAAACAAGGTAGATTACCTATAATATTAAGAGCACTAGGAAAAATAAAAAAAGAATTAGGAAAAGAAATAAATATAGGTAGTGGAGTATCTGGACCTATGAGTGCTGCTTTTGCCATTCGTGGAGTTGATAATCTTATGAAGGATATGATAAAAGATAAAGAAAACTTACACAAATTATTAGCATTCATGACAGAGTGTAATTTAAGTTTTGTAAGAGCCGTTTATTCGGAGTATGGACTAGTATGTGGAATAGGGGATCCTTTAGCTTCTGGTAATTTGATAAGTCCAAAACAATTTGAAGAATTTGTCGAACCATATCTTAGAAAAACTATAGACGGTATATATGATATAACTGGAAAGAAGCCATCACTCCATATATGCGGTAAGACGAAAAATATTTGGCGTAGATTAAGAAATTTCAATATATCAACTTTCAGTGTTGATAATTGTGAAGATATTGAAGAACTAAAAAAATCGATAGGTGATAAGGTTAGTATATTAGGAAATATAGATCCAGTTTCTATTATAAGGAGTGGAACTATAGATGATGTGGATAAGGCAGTTAAATTATGTATAGAGAAAGCAGCTGACAGTCCAAAAGGATATATAGTTGGATCAGGATGTGATATACCTAGTCATGCTCCGATTGAAAATATAAAGGCTGTTACAGAGGCAGTTAAAAAATATAGTAGCAAAATTAGAATTCGGCAAGGTATTTGA
- a CDS encoding MetQ/NlpA family ABC transporter substrate-binding protein: MKKILGILVSATLALGLFGCQGKTEDKNDQLNSKGSDTKQEITIGTSVISKDVLEVAQKVFNENSDKYKMNVKVFDDAITPNIAVDEGSIDANFYQYKDYLDNFNKDRGTKLKPYGKEIFAFQIGLYSEKIKDISEIKEGMTVAIANDATNRALALKLLNKAGIIKIKDGVEVPNVLDIAENKYNLKFIEVERLTLANALSDTDMAIAMADVIREAGKDSEKALAFDQEEGIVLVLKEEKDWAGEVEKALTSDEVKNFILKETKGTKTPLF, translated from the coding sequence ATGAAAAAAATATTAGGAATATTAGTATCAGCAACTTTAGCGTTAGGGTTGTTTGGTTGTCAAGGGAAGACGGAGGACAAAAATGATCAATTAAACAGCAAGGGGTCAGATACTAAGCAAGAGATAACAATAGGAACATCGGTTATATCTAAAGATGTTTTAGAGGTAGCTCAAAAAGTTTTTAATGAAAACAGTGATAAGTATAAAATGAATGTAAAAGTCTTTGATGATGCAATAACTCCAAATATTGCAGTAGATGAAGGGAGTATAGATGCAAACTTCTATCAATACAAAGATTATTTAGATAATTTTAATAAAGATAGAGGAACAAAGCTTAAACCATATGGTAAAGAAATATTTGCTTTTCAAATAGGACTATATTCTGAAAAAATTAAGGATATATCTGAAATTAAAGAAGGTATGACTGTTGCTATAGCAAACGATGCAACTAATAGAGCGCTAGCATTAAAACTGTTAAATAAAGCAGGAATAATAAAAATTAAAGACGGAGTTGAAGTACCGAACGTATTAGATATTGCTGAAAATAAATATAATCTAAAATTTATAGAAGTTGAAAGATTAACTTTAGCAAATGCATTAAGTGACACTGATATGGCTATAGCTATGGCTGATGTTATTCGTGAAGCTGGCAAAGACTCAGAAAAAGCACTAGCTTTTGATCAAGAAGAAGGTATTGTATTAGTATTAAAAGAAGAAAAAGATTGGGCAGGAGAAGTAGAGAAAGCTTTAACAAGTGATGAAGTTAAAAACTTTATTCTAAAAGAAACAAAGGGAACAAAAACACCTTTATTTTAG
- a CDS encoding ABC transporter ATP-binding protein, whose product MENKIKLEVDNISHYYESKDGKLVHALDNINLSVKEGEFLAIVGSSGCGKSTLLNIMSGMIKPTEGNVMIDGETLNFNKHKIGYISQSDTLLPWRKILDNVAIGLEVEGVSKKDRYDMAKKLMETSGLSGFEDKYPYELSGGMRKRAIIIRALATDPEIIFMDEPFGPLDVFTKELLQSEILKIWSERKNTIIYITHDIAEAITLADRIILMSYRPSSIKSQYKIDLPRPRDIQDLKHNSQFIELEKHIWSDIKNEVLKAREEEMMSV is encoded by the coding sequence ATGGAAAATAAAATAAAACTGGAAGTAGATAACATAAGCCACTACTATGAGTCTAAAGATGGCAAGTTAGTTCATGCTTTAGACAATATAAATTTATCTGTAAAAGAAGGTGAATTTCTAGCTATTGTTGGCTCAAGTGGTTGTGGTAAAAGTACTTTATTAAATATAATGTCAGGAATGATAAAACCAACTGAAGGTAATGTAATGATAGACGGGGAGACGCTTAATTTCAATAAACATAAAATCGGATATATATCTCAATCAGATACACTTCTTCCTTGGAGAAAGATTTTGGACAATGTAGCTATTGGACTAGAAGTTGAAGGAGTTTCTAAAAAAGATAGATATGATATGGCAAAAAAACTTATGGAGACTAGTGGGCTTTCTGGATTTGAAGATAAATATCCATATGAACTATCTGGAGGTATGAGAAAAAGAGCTATTATTATTAGGGCACTTGCTACAGACCCAGAAATTATTTTCATGGACGAGCCTTTTGGACCATTAGATGTGTTTACTAAGGAGTTGTTACAAAGTGAAATACTGAAAATATGGAGCGAAAGAAAAAACACAATTATATATATAACTCATGACATAGCTGAGGCTATTACCCTAGCAGATAGAATAATATTGATGAGCTATAGACCTTCAAGTATAAAATCTCAATATAAAATAGACTTACCTAGACCAAGGGATATTCAAGATCTTAAACATAATAGTCAGTTTATAGAACTAGAAAAACATATATGGAGTGATATAAAAAATGAAGTTCTTAAGGCTAGAGAGGAGGAAATGATGAGTGTATGA
- a CDS encoding ABC transporter permease, producing the protein MKTSNKIIDKFYSVIFIMVFIIIWQIAASKELINTFHFSSPLEIIQDLKLLFQTGEIWPHINATFGVSLIGLVYGTVSGVVIAFLFGNFKVLPKIFDPILVGLYGLPKLALGPLFIIWFGIGIQAKIFMSTIMVFFLVFFNAYAGFRDVDVDLINTLKIMGASKLQIILKVTLPSCVPWIAASLRAGAGSAVMGTIVGEYLGSNKGLGWMVQSAGGVYNITRVLSCIFILLFLMSLIDGMLKLMEKRILSWRQEN; encoded by the coding sequence ATGAAAACAAGTAACAAGATAATAGATAAGTTCTATAGTGTTATATTCATTATGGTCTTCATTATAATCTGGCAGATTGCAGCGAGTAAGGAGCTTATAAACACTTTTCACTTTAGCTCTCCCCTAGAGATAATTCAAGACTTAAAACTATTGTTTCAAACAGGTGAAATATGGCCTCATATAAATGCAACGTTTGGAGTATCACTTATAGGGCTAGTATATGGGACTGTTTCTGGAGTTGTTATAGCGTTTTTATTTGGCAACTTCAAAGTCCTACCCAAAATATTTGATCCTATTTTAGTTGGACTCTATGGATTACCAAAATTAGCATTAGGTCCTCTTTTTATAATATGGTTTGGAATAGGAATTCAAGCAAAGATATTTATGTCTACAATTATGGTATTCTTTCTAGTATTTTTTAATGCATATGCTGGCTTTAGGGATGTAGATGTAGACTTAATAAATACTCTTAAGATAATGGGAGCATCAAAACTTCAAATTATACTAAAGGTAACATTGCCATCATGTGTTCCTTGGATTGCAGCAAGTTTACGTGCAGGTGCAGGCTCAGCTGTGATGGGTACTATTGTAGGAGAATACCTAGGTTCAAATAAAGGACTTGGTTGGATGGTTCAATCAGCTGGTGGAGTCTATAATATCACAAGAGTATTATCCTGTATATTTATCTTATTATTTTTAATGTCATTAATAGATGGAATGTTAAAGCTTATGGAAAAAAGAATTCTTTCTTGGAGACAAGAGAATTGA
- a CDS encoding uroporphyrinogen decarboxylase family protein, whose translation MEMTTAERMKGLTMKKKIDRVPMNPFASTYTALISNHTAREYYLNPEIALKCHMNSMMLHKYDAGPGYGVPNWQTWDFGGELEFSLTNRAALPKVIRYPIENIKDTLKIELPDIRTAPISSRMIKFSELSLEKGFGYGVPAGSALTGVEGLIGAQQLLKLMVKDPNHIHYLMRISTDYILSIAKYMIDKFGAEKASAFTAYPLEAHELIPSKYFEKFSLPYTKEIVETLSNWGVNKIIVHLCGNHTDNLDYWINDINVPKRTVFAVGTEMNIVKTAERLGDDYIIAGNVRNSILNNGTPDDVYKESKSIIEKLKDFPGGFILMPDCGLSPLTPSCNVDAMLRAVKDFGRYE comes from the coding sequence ATGGAAATGACGACAGCTGAAAGAATGAAGGGCTTAACTATGAAGAAGAAGATAGACCGAGTACCTATGAATCCTTTTGCAAGTACATATACAGCTCTCATCTCAAACCACACTGCTAGAGAATATTACCTAAATCCAGAGATAGCATTGAAGTGCCATATGAACTCTATGATGCTTCATAAATATGATGCAGGTCCAGGATATGGTGTTCCTAACTGGCAAACATGGGATTTTGGTGGGGAATTGGAGTTTTCTTTAACCAATAGAGCTGCTTTACCAAAGGTAATAAGGTATCCAATTGAAAATATAAAAGATACCTTAAAAATAGAATTACCAGATATAAGAACAGCTCCAATTAGCTCAAGAATGATTAAATTTTCAGAATTGTCACTAGAAAAAGGATTTGGATATGGTGTTCCAGCAGGATCAGCACTTACAGGAGTTGAGGGATTAATAGGGGCACAACAACTTCTTAAACTAATGGTAAAAGACCCTAATCATATACACTACCTTATGAGGATAAGTACAGATTATATACTTTCTATAGCAAAATACATGATAGATAAATTTGGAGCAGAAAAAGCCTCGGCATTTACAGCATATCCACTAGAGGCTCATGAGTTAATACCATCTAAATACTTTGAGAAGTTTTCCTTACCATATACAAAAGAAATTGTAGAAACTTTATCTAACTGGGGAGTTAATAAAATAATAGTTCATCTGTGTGGAAATCATACTGATAATCTAGACTATTGGATAAATGACATAAATGTCCCTAAGAGAACAGTATTTGCTGTAGGTACTGAGATGAACATCGTAAAGACAGCAGAACGTTTAGGTGATGACTATATTATTGCTGGTAATGTTAGAAACTCAATACTAAATAATGGTACACCTGATGATGTATATAAGGAGAGTAAGAGCATTATAGAAAAATTAAAAGATTTTCCAGGAGGGTTTATCTTAATGCCTGACTGTGGTTTATCACCTTTAACACCATCATGTAATGTAGATGCAATGTTGAGAGCAGTAAAAGATTTTGGTAGATATGAATAA
- a CDS encoding ABC transporter substrate-binding protein: MKKLLALILCTTLLFSMTACNSEKPGNKDEQKDAKLTELKKITISEPVRGILWAPVHLAKELGYFEEQGLDVDIVTVQGDAPTAPVLSGDAQFGLFGPEMILGFNEKGQGTKLLITATKKFPYTFLSNSKYDSIESLKGTAINGADSGSSPRQFVRSVLKSGGLNPDADANYVRIPNSGIIAAFENNDIAATYASPESRQLLLDSGAKMLVDMYKPEVHNQILGSKDYEMYITFAKDDYIKENPEIVQKYVNAVYKATLWLNAHTVEEVTEAIRPSFSDNKNLEQTIKEIKDNGIFSETGGFTDSGFKAINKMAKEAGIIKNDVKKEQAVDESFIKKAQESIKLD; encoded by the coding sequence ATGAAAAAACTACTAGCATTAATTCTTTGTACTACACTATTATTTAGCATGACAGCTTGCAATAGTGAAAAACCAGGTAATAAAGATGAACAAAAAGATGCTAAATTAACAGAACTTAAAAAAATTACAATATCAGAACCAGTAAGAGGAATACTTTGGGCTCCTGTTCATTTAGCAAAAGAACTAGGATACTTTGAAGAGCAAGGATTAGATGTTGACATTGTTACAGTTCAAGGAGATGCACCAACAGCTCCTGTACTCTCTGGTGATGCACAATTTGGACTATTTGGTCCTGAGATGATTCTTGGATTTAATGAAAAAGGTCAAGGAACAAAACTGCTTATTACAGCAACTAAAAAGTTTCCATATACATTCCTTTCAAACTCTAAATATGACTCAATTGAATCGTTAAAAGGAACTGCAATTAATGGTGCAGATAGTGGAAGTTCACCAAGACAATTCGTTAGATCTGTACTAAAATCAGGTGGACTTAATCCTGATGCAGATGCAAACTATGTTAGAATTCCAAACTCTGGTATCATAGCAGCTTTTGAAAACAATGACATTGCTGCAACTTATGCATCGCCAGAATCTAGACAATTACTATTAGACTCTGGTGCAAAAATGCTTGTTGATATGTATAAACCGGAAGTTCATAATCAAATTTTAGGATCTAAAGATTATGAGATGTATATAACTTTCGCTAAAGATGACTATATTAAAGAAAATCCAGAAATAGTACAAAAGTACGTAAACGCCGTATATAAAGCAACACTATGGTTAAACGCACATACAGTAGAAGAAGTTACAGAGGCTATAAGACCTTCTTTCTCAGATAATAAAAATTTAGAACAAACTATTAAAGAAATAAAAGATAATGGCATATTTTCAGAAACAGGTGGATTTACAGATTCAGGATTTAAAGCTATAAACAAGATGGCAAAAGAAGCTGGAATTATAAAAAATGATGTAAAAAAAGAACAAGCAGTAGATGAATCATTTATAAAGAAAGCACAAGAAAGTATTAAATTAGACTAA